From one uncultured Methanoregula sp. genomic stretch:
- a CDS encoding restriction endonuclease subunit S, whose protein sequence is MKMKKNTMIKWRVAKLGEPDVANINMGQSPPGDTYNETGDGLVFYQGKADFGDISPTPRIWCSKPKKIAKIGDILLSVRAPVGPTNIANEKCCIGRGLSAIRGGANAHTMYIYYYLNFIEPRLCAQGEGSTFTAIGKEKIQDIEIPLPPLPVQEKIVQIIQKNKDIYRKREEALDLLDKILSASFINIFGDPSKNQKKFSWVPLGELAEIRSGVTKGRKLQGRKTIDVPYLRVANVQDGYLDLSEIKKIEVLPEDIDRYHLENGDILLIEGCGNPNYLGRGTIWRDEIPGMIHQNHIFRARTDRTKLLPEYLAALLQTQYANSYFLSCAKNSSGLSNINSSQVKALKIPLPPIELQKKFVMAVDQWIQTRQQINNGLLDAKKLNAGLMKKAFSGQLTAEWEEVNAKWIKSQVKS, encoded by the coding sequence ATGAAAATGAAAAAAAATACAATGATAAAATGGAGAGTGGCAAAACTTGGTGAGCCCGATGTAGCAAATATTAACATGGGACAATCCCCCCCGGGTGATACATATAATGAAACTGGCGATGGTCTTGTTTTCTATCAAGGAAAAGCTGATTTTGGAGATATTTCACCCACCCCACGGATATGGTGTTCAAAACCGAAAAAAATCGCAAAAATTGGAGATATTCTCCTTTCAGTCCGAGCTCCTGTTGGCCCAACAAATATTGCAAATGAAAAATGTTGTATAGGTCGCGGTTTATCAGCGATTCGTGGCGGAGCAAATGCCCATACAATGTATATCTATTATTATCTTAATTTCATTGAACCACGATTGTGTGCTCAAGGAGAAGGTAGCACATTTACAGCAATTGGTAAAGAAAAAATTCAAGATATTGAAATACCTCTCCCCCCATTACCTGTTCAAGAAAAAATCGTTCAAATTATTCAAAAAAATAAAGATATTTATAGAAAACGTGAGGAGGCACTAGACCTATTAGATAAAATTCTCTCCGCATCTTTTATCAATATTTTTGGAGATCCGAGTAAGAATCAAAAAAAATTTTCATGGGTACCGCTTGGTGAACTCGCTGAAATCAGATCTGGGGTAACTAAAGGTAGAAAACTTCAAGGGAGAAAAACTATTGACGTTCCTTATCTACGAGTGGCAAATGTGCAAGATGGTTATCTAGATCTTTCAGAAATTAAAAAAATTGAGGTTCTCCCTGAAGATATTGATAGGTATCATCTCGAAAATGGGGATATTCTTTTAATCGAGGGTTGTGGCAACCCCAACTATCTGGGTAGAGGAACAATCTGGCGTGATGAAATCCCTGGAATGATCCATCAAAACCACATTTTTAGAGCACGCACCGACAGGACTAAGCTTCTTCCGGAATATCTCGCAGCATTACTTCAAACACAATATGCAAACTCGTACTTCCTCTCATGTGCAAAAAACTCGAGTGGTCTTTCAAATATAAATTCATCACAAGTTAAGGCGCTCAAGATTCCCCTTCCCCCTATTGAATTACAGAAAAAATTTGTGATGGCAGTCGACCAATGGATTCAAACACGCCAACAAATTAATAATGGATTATTAGATGCGAAGAAGTTGAATGCAGGTCTGATGAAAAAAGCCTTTTCCGGTCAATTGAC
- a CDS encoding IS5 family transposase → MSGFGDYFLHQEYTKIAGLGNKLGEIRDIIDWEKFRPILNDMYRDNKEIGGRPHNDEILMIKMLVLAGWHGLSDYEVELLAIDRLSFRHFLGYPEKIPDRSTVWLFRENLTNHGKIHLIWDELQRQLDEQGYSIKRGTIQDASFITSDPGHAKADKPRGDVAKTRRSRDGTWARKGNKSEFGYKLHSLIDKEYQFVRRFDTSTASLHDNQIDLSQKGETVYRDKGYFGTVPFASIDKTMKRSVRGKPISTKDKRRNRAISRTRSLVERPFAVIKRVFHAGHVMVTTHLRVHAKNLFACFSYNLFNLVTVQKNHTV, encoded by the coding sequence ATGAGCGGGTTTGGGGATTATTTTCTGCATCAGGAATATACCAAGATCGCCGGACTGGGGAACAAGTTAGGAGAGATCCGGGACATAATCGATTGGGAGAAATTTCGTCCGATCCTCAACGATATGTATCGGGATAACAAAGAGATCGGAGGCCGACCCCATAACGATGAGATCCTCATGATCAAGATGCTCGTTCTTGCCGGCTGGCATGGCTTATCAGATTATGAGGTAGAACTCCTTGCCATAGACCGGTTATCGTTTCGACATTTTCTCGGGTATCCGGAGAAAATCCCCGATCGATCGACGGTATGGTTATTCCGGGAAAACCTGACGAACCACGGAAAGATCCATCTCATCTGGGATGAACTCCAGCGACAATTGGACGAACAAGGCTATTCGATAAAACGAGGTACCATTCAGGATGCATCGTTCATCACATCCGATCCCGGCCACGCCAAGGCAGATAAGCCCCGGGGAGATGTTGCAAAAACCCGACGAAGCCGGGATGGAACCTGGGCCAGGAAAGGTAACAAATCAGAATTTGGATACAAACTCCATTCACTCATCGACAAAGAATACCAGTTTGTCCGAAGATTCGATACATCAACTGCATCACTTCATGACAACCAGATTGATCTCTCGCAAAAAGGTGAAACGGTATACCGGGACAAAGGATATTTCGGAACCGTCCCTTTCGCCTCCATCGACAAAACAATGAAACGATCGGTTCGTGGTAAACCGATCTCAACGAAAGACAAACGCAGAAACCGGGCGATCAGCAGAACACGGTCTCTCGTTGAACGACCGTTTGCAGTGATCAAACGGGTGTTTCATGCTGGGCATGTGATGGTGACTACACACCTCCGGGTCCATGCTAAAAATCTCTTCGCCTGTTTCTCATACAATCTCTTTAATCTCGTAACTGTTCAAAAAAATCATACGGTCTAG
- a CDS encoding PIN domain-containing protein: MSTAMERIQEVAQGDDGVRRKVALDTNCVRYYLGDQKPWSDYLDPIFRAGFEGKIDLCISTVVVSELLTHLIREPKDEAGYDPDLYLTSIIGKNFTIIDVDESIARKAGELRGDKDLSTPDALIGGASIINGHLLLTNDLQLSKAIPESNCVYLRDAALEWLVQNFPNPCVDNTRRLTRLRKGKGIFNWNAFASSELGSLKPDPSVKWRRILNDAFTVSAIVNEPCIFFILSSKRKQKEETNEVLFWHEHLREKRDPKKIKNRLFQHLDYSPDTHLASNKSNQIYIFYCASLTQERARIDQPGNASKTPHQKESDALKNYFSLFFTFRSCLELPQTTWLLCENESVRCLDKIATRKFIGLAKNVLGWGDKK, translated from the coding sequence ATGTCCACGGCGATGGAACGTATTCAAGAGGTAGCCCAAGGTGATGATGGCGTTAGAAGGAAAGTCGCATTAGATACAAATTGCGTACGATATTATTTAGGAGACCAAAAGCCGTGGTCTGATTATCTCGATCCCATTTTTCGAGCAGGATTTGAGGGGAAAATAGATCTTTGCATAAGTACAGTAGTTGTATCGGAACTTCTGACGCACCTTATACGCGAACCAAAAGATGAGGCAGGATATGATCCTGATCTTTATCTAACAAGCATTATTGGGAAAAATTTTACCATAATTGATGTAGATGAGTCAATTGCAAGAAAAGCAGGAGAATTAAGGGGGGATAAGGATCTTTCAACACCTGATGCATTAATTGGAGGTGCGAGCATAATTAATGGTCATCTATTATTAACGAATGATTTACAGCTTTCAAAGGCAATCCCTGAATCAAATTGTGTATATCTTCGCGATGCTGCATTAGAATGGCTTGTTCAAAATTTTCCAAATCCATGTGTTGATAATACTCGACGTCTCACTCGGTTAAGAAAGGGGAAAGGAATTTTCAATTGGAATGCGTTCGCATCTTCGGAATTGGGGTCATTAAAACCGGATCCTTCCGTTAAGTGGCGTCGAATTCTTAATGATGCTTTTACGGTATCAGCTATTGTTAATGAACCGTGTATTTTTTTTATTCTCAGTTCCAAAAGAAAACAAAAAGAAGAGACAAATGAAGTGCTATTTTGGCATGAACATTTACGCGAGAAAAGAGATCCTAAAAAAATAAAAAATCGGCTTTTCCAACATTTGGATTATTCACCTGATACACATCTTGCGTCGAATAAATCTAATCAAATATACATTTTTTATTGTGCATCGCTTACCCAGGAACGTGCGCGAATTGATCAACCGGGTAATGCCTCAAAAACACCTCACCAAAAAGAATCTGATGCTTTGAAAAATTATTTTTCTTTATTTTTTACTTTCCGTTCCTGTCTTGAATTGCCACAAACCACATGGCTTCTCTGTGAGAATGAATCTGTCCGATGTTTAGATAAAATCGCAACGAGAAAATTCATTGGCTTGGCGAAAAACGTCCTCGGGTGGGGGGATAAAAAATGA
- a CDS encoding N-6 DNA methylase: MSKAPDFNQFGAVLWDIANVFRDDALHTTERLETFSLFLFLKLWDEIELETEEATGIVKKDDEAVIPNKYRFHMWASDPDAYAKELKYNDSIDFCRRMFDDLATRTIIDKNGADITYDVRRLFGDTVFRLRYTTTVRALTSKLLELKLREVMSRGIGEGERYDIFGRAYEFLLQQFGQNKEFAEYFTPRHIVERMVEITDPQIGETIYDPACGTGGFIVKAFEHVRNDIKSKKISASEKERLLRELKSKHLVGTEHVPLVFKLALMNMILHQDGKSQLKNDDSLSNKSQDIHKGKYDVILANPPFGPTKQERLAQFEYHIKMYEALFIQHMMNGLRPGGRAAVVLKEGLLFDSKKMLRSICHKLVEQYEVLAVISLPNGVFNPYSGAKTSIVIFRRPLGRDDSKTSKIWFYRVDSDGRDLGATRRALPDFKTDGDLEEMVTLFPYVWKKDPNGGGRAVLKSEILTTFESEKSWWATIEEIRDTNYNLTVGRYNPHHAKELDYEKPEVLINRLIALEDDIKNDLEDLLTLVTVPTSIEGLKGSMHFKTDSVE, from the coding sequence ATGAGTAAAGCTCCGGATTTCAATCAATTTGGTGCAGTATTATGGGATATAGCAAATGTATTCCGGGATGATGCACTTCATACGACGGAACGGCTCGAAACGTTTAGTTTATTTTTATTCTTAAAATTATGGGATGAAATTGAATTAGAAACTGAGGAAGCAACTGGCATAGTCAAAAAAGATGACGAAGCGGTTATCCCAAATAAATATCGTTTCCATATGTGGGCATCCGATCCAGATGCCTATGCAAAGGAATTAAAATATAATGATAGTATTGACTTTTGTCGAAGGATGTTCGATGATTTAGCAACTCGTACTATTATTGATAAAAATGGAGCGGATATTACCTACGATGTTCGTAGATTATTTGGAGATACCGTTTTTCGCCTTCGATATACAACGACAGTTCGAGCATTAACATCGAAATTATTAGAATTGAAATTACGAGAGGTCATGTCAAGAGGTATAGGCGAAGGAGAACGATATGATATTTTTGGTCGGGCGTATGAATTTCTTCTTCAACAATTCGGACAAAATAAGGAATTTGCTGAATATTTTACCCCTCGCCATATTGTTGAGCGGATGGTCGAGATCACAGATCCTCAGATTGGTGAAACAATTTATGATCCCGCGTGTGGTACAGGCGGTTTCATTGTCAAGGCCTTTGAACATGTTCGAAATGATATAAAGTCAAAAAAAATATCCGCTTCAGAAAAAGAGAGACTTCTTCGTGAATTAAAAAGTAAACATCTCGTAGGAACTGAACACGTTCCGCTCGTGTTCAAACTTGCGTTAATGAATATGATTCTCCACCAGGATGGGAAGAGTCAACTAAAGAATGATGATAGTTTATCCAATAAATCGCAGGACATTCATAAAGGAAAATATGATGTAATTCTTGCCAATCCTCCTTTTGGCCCGACAAAACAGGAACGTCTCGCTCAATTCGAATATCATATCAAGATGTACGAAGCGTTGTTTATTCAACACATGATGAACGGACTACGACCAGGGGGACGTGCAGCCGTCGTTCTCAAAGAAGGGTTACTTTTTGACTCCAAGAAAATGCTCCGTAGCATCTGCCATAAACTTGTAGAACAGTATGAAGTTTTGGCAGTTATTAGCTTACCAAATGGAGTATTTAATCCCTATAGCGGTGCGAAAACTAGTATTGTTATTTTCCGACGCCCTCTTGGTCGAGATGATTCGAAAACATCTAAGATATGGTTTTATCGCGTTGACAGTGATGGACGGGATTTGGGAGCAACGCGACGTGCTCTTCCGGATTTTAAAACTGACGGAGATCTTGAGGAAATGGTCACCCTTTTTCCTTACGTATGGAAAAAAGATCCAAATGGTGGTGGGCGAGCAGTCCTTAAATCAGAAATTCTAACGACGTTTGAAAGTGAAAAATCCTGGTGGGCTACAATAGAAGAAATCCGGGATACCAATTACAACTTGACTGTTGGCCGTTACAATCCCCATCATGCTAAAGAATTAGATTATGAAAAACCTGAAGTCCTTATAAACCGCTTGATCGCTTTGGAAGATGACATTAAAAATGACTTGGAAGATCTCCTCACTCTCGTTACTGTTCCAACATCTATTGAGGGATTGAAAGGATCAATGCATTTTAAAACAGACAGCGTGGAGTAA
- a CDS encoding Fic/DOC family N-terminal domain-containing protein yields the protein MEPYTPRILPLDDIDWMGHIPRIGKANAALARYDGLLQGIINPEILLSPLTIREAVLSSRIEGTQASLEEVLQFEADQAHKITPEKRLDIQEIINYRTAMRAAVEDLGRRPICTNMIRDLHRILLTSVRGRDREPGEIRRIQNYIAPYGTPIERATFIPPPPNLVLDALTNWENYLHSEERDPLVQLAVLKAQFELIHPFRDGNGRIGRMLVPIILYNKKILSTPMFYISAYLEHHREEYYDRLRGVSRENDWNGWIGFFLQALIEQATENNQKATAIIELYEAMKKEVPEATRSQYTIRAIDTLFSRPIFKSADFIAESGIPKPSAHRLLKGLTEENILTVSREGKGNSPTIYRFSRLIAITETSSW from the coding sequence ATGGAGCCGTACACACCCCGGATCCTCCCGCTCGATGACATCGACTGGATGGGACATATACCCCGCATCGGAAAAGCGAATGCGGCACTTGCCCGGTACGACGGCCTGCTCCAGGGCATCATCAATCCCGAAATCCTCCTCTCCCCGCTCACCATCCGTGAAGCGGTCCTCTCGTCACGGATAGAAGGCACTCAGGCATCTCTCGAAGAGGTCCTGCAGTTCGAAGCGGACCAGGCACACAAAATTACCCCGGAGAAGCGGCTGGATATCCAGGAGATCATCAATTACCGGACGGCGATGCGGGCAGCGGTCGAGGATCTGGGAAGACGACCGATCTGCACGAACATGATCCGTGATCTCCACCGCATCCTGCTGACCAGTGTCCGCGGAAGGGACCGGGAGCCCGGTGAGATCCGCCGCATCCAGAACTACATCGCTCCGTACGGTACGCCAATCGAACGGGCCACGTTCATCCCTCCGCCCCCGAATCTCGTGCTGGACGCCCTCACGAACTGGGAGAATTACCTGCACAGCGAAGAGAGGGATCCGCTCGTGCAGCTTGCGGTGCTGAAGGCGCAGTTCGAGCTCATCCACCCGTTCCGCGACGGCAACGGGAGGATCGGACGGATGCTGGTTCCCATCATCCTCTATAACAAAAAGATCCTGTCAACCCCGATGTTCTACATCAGTGCGTACCTCGAGCACCACCGGGAAGAATATTACGACCGGCTGCGCGGGGTCTCCCGTGAAAACGACTGGAACGGCTGGATAGGATTCTTCCTCCAGGCACTCATCGAGCAGGCGACCGAGAATAACCAGAAAGCAACGGCGATCATCGAACTGTACGAAGCGATGAAAAAAGAGGTCCCTGAGGCAACCCGCTCGCAATACACGATCCGGGCAATCGACACGCTCTTCTCGCGTCCGATCTTCAAGAGTGCCGATTTCATTGCAGAATCGGGAATTCCTAAGCCGAGCGCCCACCGGCTCCTGAAGGGATTGACCGAAGAGAATATCCTCACGGTAAGTCGGGAAGGGAAAGGGAACAGCCCGACGATTTACCGCTTCTCCCGGTTGATCGCGATCACCGAGACAAGCAGCTGGTAA
- a CDS encoding DEAD/DEAH box helicase family protein codes for MKQRNEDEAEILIEEHLRDQGWNITDLTVTRKRWRENLDGEEADRIFFHEDKIVAILEAKKPGKDLWAALEQAKKYARTYKKNTGNEVSLIFASEGVTFLRQNLKANTLPEKITHFPTPVEFGEFFHPQALELNGTLRDYQRVAVSQVVGGVQSGRHRMYLQMATGTGKTITAAGVIAKLWSIGRVRRSLFLVDRDALAVQTVKKFKTYLGDNFKIDRATGSKEDKHRDILVTTIQHLAAREKYLTYEPDHFDLVVLDECHRSYFGDWYGVLEHFSKGGAILLGLTATPADKETVNTDRFFTDPGQYLGPIYRYTILQGETNPDVPEWERLAICIHHKFHTNVDLEGVHDMGFDFEPEQLGRAVDVPQRNRLIAEKYFGDIIGARQPVKTMVFAASIAHAKNLRYALIEEYNRRNNLPPNDAAAEKFIVAVHNEMSGAQGLIEEFQKITEYDERKAIIEQAHKDNNMEPRPIVLIGVGMLDTGIDAPDVDVLLMARPTKSKVLYVQMKGRGTRKCQETGKNIYNLVDFVDITHLEPAITNNTPGIVDEPIEQEEEELIEHERSGDHDDDKTGKGKTGSQQEMIIADVPVHLVFTETISPAILEELRRQIESQLKGGLEQDNLKHRFVQSIQCWRYFKGSTSPDRAFLGTMGFDLSILRDLYGEPDATFEDFVEVACGESDFDTLNQRRDFEKWALGKDLNMEQREMIMMVCDFKRANPDITTEQILRSQWLDQAGGIMRIKSLFGGIDKLMNLAKDALDLSVGVPIIEDVKHE; via the coding sequence ATGAAACAAAGAAATGAAGATGAAGCGGAAATATTAATCGAAGAACATCTCCGAGATCAAGGATGGAATATTACTGATCTCACAGTCACAAGAAAACGCTGGCGAGAAAATCTCGATGGAGAAGAAGCCGATCGCATTTTTTTTCACGAAGATAAAATTGTTGCAATCCTGGAAGCAAAAAAACCAGGAAAAGATCTTTGGGCTGCTTTGGAACAAGCAAAAAAATACGCACGTACTTATAAGAAAAATACTGGCAACGAAGTCTCTCTCATTTTTGCGAGCGAAGGGGTCACATTTCTCCGTCAAAATCTAAAAGCAAATACTCTTCCTGAGAAAATCACTCATTTTCCAACACCCGTAGAATTTGGGGAGTTTTTCCACCCACAAGCCTTGGAACTGAATGGTACCCTCCGTGATTACCAACGAGTCGCAGTATCTCAAGTGGTCGGAGGGGTCCAATCTGGCCGTCATCGAATGTACCTTCAAATGGCAACTGGGACCGGCAAGACAATAACTGCTGCAGGAGTTATTGCAAAATTATGGTCGATTGGACGTGTCCGGAGATCATTATTCCTTGTGGACCGGGATGCTCTAGCGGTCCAAACAGTGAAGAAATTCAAGACCTATTTAGGAGATAATTTTAAAATTGATCGCGCAACCGGCTCGAAAGAGGATAAACATCGCGATATTCTTGTCACAACAATTCAGCACCTAGCGGCTCGTGAAAAATACCTCACTTATGAACCAGATCACTTCGATCTGGTTGTATTAGACGAGTGTCACCGTTCCTATTTTGGGGACTGGTACGGTGTTCTTGAGCACTTTAGCAAAGGTGGGGCAATTCTGTTAGGACTTACAGCGACACCTGCCGATAAGGAAACGGTAAACACTGATCGTTTTTTCACTGACCCTGGACAATATCTGGGTCCAATTTATCGCTATACGATTCTTCAAGGTGAAACAAACCCTGATGTTCCTGAATGGGAACGTCTGGCAATTTGCATTCATCATAAATTTCATACGAACGTCGATCTCGAAGGGGTTCATGATATGGGCTTTGATTTCGAGCCCGAACAACTTGGTCGTGCCGTTGATGTTCCTCAAAGAAACAGGCTTATCGCAGAAAAATATTTTGGGGATATCATCGGAGCTCGACAACCGGTAAAAACTATGGTATTTGCAGCCAGTATCGCCCATGCAAAAAACCTCCGTTACGCCCTTATTGAAGAATATAACCGGCGAAACAATCTTCCCCCCAATGATGCAGCGGCTGAAAAATTTATTGTGGCCGTTCATAATGAGATGTCTGGAGCTCAGGGACTTATCGAAGAGTTTCAAAAGATCACTGAATATGACGAAAGGAAAGCAATCATCGAACAAGCCCATAAAGACAATAACATGGAACCAAGGCCGATCGTACTTATCGGTGTCGGAATGCTCGATACGGGTATCGATGCTCCTGATGTAGATGTTCTCCTGATGGCACGACCCACGAAATCAAAAGTTCTTTATGTTCAAATGAAGGGACGTGGCACACGGAAATGCCAAGAGACCGGTAAAAACATATACAATCTTGTTGATTTTGTTGATATCACTCATCTCGAACCAGCAATTACGAATAACACCCCTGGTATTGTGGATGAACCAATAGAACAGGAAGAGGAGGAATTGATCGAGCATGAACGAAGTGGGGATCATGACGATGATAAAACCGGAAAAGGTAAGACCGGCAGTCAACAGGAGATGATAATTGCTGATGTTCCTGTTCATCTCGTTTTTACAGAAACTATCTCGCCAGCAATTTTAGAAGAACTTCGTCGACAAATTGAATCTCAACTTAAGGGAGGGTTAGAACAAGACAATCTCAAACACCGGTTTGTTCAATCGATACAATGTTGGCGGTACTTTAAAGGATCAACATCCCCAGACCGGGCATTTCTTGGAACAATGGGTTTCGATTTATCCATCTTGCGTGATCTCTATGGAGAACCTGATGCAACTTTTGAGGATTTTGTTGAAGTTGCATGTGGGGAATCAGATTTTGATACGTTAAATCAAAGGCGTGACTTCGAAAAATGGGCACTGGGGAAGGATCTGAATATGGAACAACGTGAAATGATCATGATGGTTTGTGATTTTAAGCGTGCGAATCCTGATATCACCACAGAGCAGATTCTTCGTAGCCAATGGCTGGACCAGGCCGGGGGAATTATGCGAATTAAAAGTCTATTTGGGGGGATTGATAAATTAATGAATCTTGCAAAGGATGCACTTGATCTTTCTGTAGGAGTTCCGATAATAGAGGATGTGAAGCATGAGTAA